One genomic region from Streptomyces sp. NBC_01431 encodes:
- a CDS encoding GNAT family N-acetyltransferase produces the protein MIELPLDQLATHIDWFPRATSGPTSLAEHVLATRAGRLWADRAVRPRTVAVAGAGHVLLCGDPGALDPAALAPLANRYVLAPARFLPVLGAAFDRVVPWERMVYVHREAPAEPRAPRGVTVRRITTADAPALATIEPESRWIHTSWGGPAGLAKSGHAWGAFHRGRLLVVACTYFLGSRYEDIAVVTVPDQRRRQLALSCVVALCADVEDRGRSATWTCSRYNRPSRLLAWTAGFRLEREYVHYATGTARSQAISGRQLSAHR, from the coding sequence GTGATCGAGCTACCACTAGACCAACTGGCCACCCACATCGACTGGTTCCCCCGCGCCACATCGGGTCCGACCTCACTCGCCGAACATGTCCTGGCCACCCGGGCCGGCCGCTTGTGGGCCGACCGTGCCGTCCGGCCCCGTACCGTGGCCGTCGCCGGCGCGGGACACGTGCTGCTGTGCGGCGATCCCGGTGCCCTCGACCCGGCCGCCCTCGCTCCGCTCGCCAACCGCTACGTCCTCGCCCCCGCGCGTTTCCTGCCGGTGCTCGGTGCCGCCTTCGACCGGGTCGTGCCGTGGGAGCGGATGGTGTACGTACACCGTGAAGCGCCCGCCGAACCACGCGCGCCGCGCGGGGTGACCGTGCGCCGGATCACCACCGCGGACGCTCCCGCGCTGGCCACCATCGAGCCGGAATCCCGCTGGATCCACACCAGTTGGGGCGGCCCCGCCGGGCTCGCGAAGTCCGGGCACGCCTGGGGCGCCTTCCACCGGGGGCGCCTGCTCGTGGTCGCCTGCACGTACTTCCTGGGCAGCCGCTACGAGGACATCGCGGTGGTCACCGTGCCCGACCAGCGCCGCCGACAGCTCGCGCTGAGCTGCGTAGTGGCGCTGTGCGCCGATGTCGAGGACCGGGGCCGGAGCGCCACCTGGACCTGCTCCCGCTACAACCGTCCCAGTCGCCTGCTCGCGTGGACGGCGGGCTTCCGCCTGGAACGCGAATACGTCCATTACGCGACCGGCACCGCTCGCTCGCAAGCGATCAGCGGCAGGCAGCTGTCCGCGCACCGCTGA
- the kdpF gene encoding K(+)-transporting ATPase subunit F → MTAENIVGLIVAVALLGYLVLALVKPERF, encoded by the coding sequence GTGACTGCCGAGAACATTGTCGGTCTGATCGTGGCCGTCGCTCTGCTGGGTTACCTCGTCCTCGCGCTCGTCAAGCCGGAGAGGTTCTGA
- a CDS encoding SDR family NAD(P)-dependent oxidoreductase codes for MTSASLASSTVLITGATAGIGFEAARRLAQHGATILVHGRTIEEARAAADALVATTAGVEGTQLCPIAADFTRLDEVEAMARRVIETHPHLDVLVNNAGIAAPERHTITADGNEIAFQVNFLAHYLLTCLLEPALTSDPGGRVVNVSSSLHRTGNIQWSDPNRTKRYSQLAAYAQSQLALTVFAADPRVTAVSVHPGVCDTALLPLYAHEGVSAAEGAAHVARLCDPAVEIVNGAYYDRDRRVDPAPAATEDRSVKRLNKLAALLVGHDA; via the coding sequence ATGACATCCGCATCGCTTGCCAGCAGCACCGTATTGATTACCGGAGCGACCGCCGGTATCGGCTTCGAAGCCGCGCGCCGACTCGCCCAGCACGGCGCCACCATCCTCGTCCACGGCCGCACCATCGAGGAGGCGCGGGCCGCGGCCGACGCGCTGGTCGCCACGACCGCCGGCGTCGAAGGGACCCAGCTCTGCCCGATCGCCGCGGACTTCACCCGTCTCGACGAGGTCGAAGCCATGGCCCGCCGGGTCATCGAGACGCACCCCCATCTGGACGTCCTCGTCAACAACGCGGGCATCGCCGCGCCCGAGCGGCACACCATCACGGCCGACGGCAACGAGATCGCGTTCCAGGTCAACTTCCTCGCCCACTACCTGCTGACCTGCCTCCTGGAACCGGCACTCACCAGCGACCCGGGCGGCCGCGTCGTCAACGTGTCCTCCTCGCTGCACCGCACGGGCAACATCCAGTGGAGCGACCCCAACCGCACCAAGCGCTACTCCCAGCTCGCCGCATACGCACAGTCCCAGCTCGCCCTGACCGTCTTCGCCGCCGACCCGCGTGTGACCGCCGTCTCCGTCCACCCCGGCGTCTGCGACACCGCCCTCCTCCCGCTGTACGCACACGAAGGTGTGAGCGCCGCCGAGGGTGCCGCCCACGTCGCACGCCTCTGTGACCCGGCCGTCGAGATCGTCAACGGCGCCTACTACGACCGCGACCGGCGCGTCGACCCGGCGCCCGCCGCCACCGAGGACCGCAGCGTCAAGCGCCTCAACAAACTCGCCGCCCTGCTCGTCGGCCATGACGCCTGA
- the kdpB gene encoding potassium-transporting ATPase subunit KdpB, whose product MSPAAQQQTHTIPAPAGPPPRNPQPPRARHNRRTAGFFEPVQLVKSFPDAVRKLHPRALIRTPVLFVVSAGAVLTTLSALIHPSVFTWVISVWLWLTVIFANLAEAVAEGRGKAQAESLRRARTDTVALRLRDNWRVGTDVRHSRTEAVAATDLKPFDFVLVEAGELIPADGDVVDGVAAVDESAVTGESAPVIRESGGDRSGVTGGTTVLSDRIVMRVTSRPGHSFLDRMIALVEGAARQKTPNEIALNILLSALTIVFVLVVVTLQPMAEYATAAQSTTVLVALLVTLIPTTIGALLSAIGIAGMDRLVQRNVLAMSGRAVEAAGDVNTLLLDKTGTITLGNREATAFIAMPGIREPHLADAAQLASLADETPEGRSVVVLAKERYGLREPNEGDLHGSRFVEFSAQTRMSGVDLRWENGAVSHIRKGAAAQVIEWVQMYGGQVQPEAAQFTDAVSASGGTPLLVAVHDWNGPRILGVIHLKDVVKDGIAERFAELRRMGIRTVMITGDNPLTARAIAQEAGVDDYLAEATPEDKLALIKQEQAGGKLVAMTGDGTNDAPALAQADVGVAMNTGTSAAKEAGNMVDLDSNPTKLIDIVEIGKQLLITRGALTTFSITNDVAKYFAIIPAMFAGTYPGLEALNVMGLHSPTSAITSAIIFNALIIVALIPLALRGVRYTPASAHDLLRRNLGVYGLGGLVLPFVGIKLIDLFVSTIPGLG is encoded by the coding sequence ATGTCTCCCGCCGCTCAGCAGCAGACCCACACCATCCCCGCCCCCGCCGGTCCACCGCCGAGGAATCCCCAGCCGCCCCGGGCCCGTCACAACCGCCGGACGGCCGGCTTTTTCGAGCCCGTCCAGCTGGTGAAGTCGTTCCCGGACGCCGTACGCAAGTTGCACCCTCGCGCCCTGATCCGTACGCCCGTCCTGTTCGTGGTGTCGGCGGGCGCGGTGCTCACCACGCTCTCGGCGCTGATCCATCCGTCCGTCTTCACGTGGGTGATCAGTGTCTGGCTGTGGCTGACGGTGATCTTCGCCAATCTCGCCGAGGCGGTGGCCGAGGGCCGGGGCAAGGCACAGGCCGAGTCTTTGCGCAGGGCCCGTACGGACACGGTGGCGCTCAGGCTGCGCGACAACTGGCGGGTGGGCACCGATGTGCGGCACTCCCGGACCGAGGCGGTCGCGGCCACCGATCTCAAGCCGTTCGACTTCGTGCTGGTGGAGGCCGGAGAGCTGATCCCGGCGGACGGTGATGTGGTGGACGGGGTCGCGGCCGTGGACGAGTCAGCGGTGACCGGCGAGTCCGCGCCGGTCATCCGGGAGTCGGGCGGTGACCGTTCGGGGGTGACCGGCGGCACGACAGTGCTGTCAGACCGGATCGTGATGCGGGTGACCTCACGGCCGGGGCATTCCTTCCTGGACCGGATGATCGCGCTGGTGGAGGGCGCGGCCCGGCAGAAGACGCCGAACGAGATCGCCCTGAACATCCTGCTGTCGGCGCTCACCATCGTGTTCGTCCTGGTGGTGGTCACGCTTCAGCCGATGGCCGAGTACGCGACCGCCGCCCAGTCCACCACCGTGCTCGTGGCGCTGCTGGTGACGCTGATCCCTACCACTATCGGCGCGCTGCTCTCGGCGATCGGGATCGCGGGCATGGACCGGCTGGTGCAGCGCAATGTGCTGGCGATGTCGGGACGGGCGGTGGAGGCGGCCGGGGACGTTAACACGCTGCTGCTCGACAAGACCGGCACCATCACCCTCGGCAATCGTGAAGCGACCGCGTTCATCGCCATGCCCGGGATCCGCGAGCCGCATCTCGCGGACGCGGCGCAGCTGGCCTCGCTGGCCGACGAGACCCCCGAGGGCCGCTCGGTCGTGGTCCTCGCCAAGGAACGGTACGGGCTGCGCGAGCCGAACGAGGGCGATCTGCACGGTTCACGGTTCGTGGAGTTCAGCGCGCAGACCCGGATGAGCGGCGTGGACCTGCGCTGGGAGAACGGCGCCGTCTCCCACATCCGCAAGGGCGCGGCCGCCCAGGTCATCGAGTGGGTCCAGATGTACGGCGGCCAAGTGCAGCCCGAGGCAGCGCAGTTCACGGATGCTGTCTCGGCATCCGGCGGCACGCCGCTCCTGGTTGCCGTGCACGACTGGAACGGGCCTCGGATCCTCGGCGTCATCCACCTCAAGGATGTGGTCAAGGACGGCATCGCCGAGCGGTTCGCCGAGCTGCGCCGGATGGGCATCCGCACCGTCATGATCACGGGGGACAATCCGCTGACCGCTCGGGCCATCGCCCAGGAGGCGGGCGTGGACGACTATTTGGCGGAGGCGACCCCCGAGGACAAGCTCGCCCTCATCAAGCAGGAACAGGCGGGCGGCAAGCTTGTCGCGATGACTGGTGACGGCACCAACGACGCTCCCGCCCTCGCGCAGGCCGACGTCGGGGTGGCGATGAACACCGGTACCTCGGCCGCCAAGGAGGCCGGGAACATGGTCGACCTCGACTCGAACCCGACCAAGCTCATCGACATCGTCGAGATCGGCAAACAACTCCTCATCACCCGGGGCGCGTTGACCACCTTCTCCATCACCAACGACGTCGCCAAGTATTTCGCGATCATCCCCGCCATGTTCGCCGGCACCTACCCCGGCCTCGAAGCGCTCAACGTCATGGGCCTGCACAGTCCGACGTCCGCCATCACATCGGCCATCATCTTCAACGCCCTGATCATCGTGGCGCTGATCCCGCTCGCGTTGCGGGGCGTCCGCTATACCCCGGCCTCCGCCCACGACCTGCTCCGCCGCAACCTCGGCGTCTACGGTCTCGGTGGGCTCGTCCTGCCCTTCGTCGGCATCAAGCTCATCGACCTCTTCGTCTCGACGATCCCCGGCCTGGGCTGA
- a CDS encoding 50S ribosomal protein bL37, with the protein MSKRARKKKDRRKKKANHGSKAAT; encoded by the coding sequence ATGTCCAAGCGAGCGCGCAAGAAGAAGGACCGCCGCAAGAAGAAGGCCAACCACGGCAGCAAGGCCGCGACCTAG